In Hymenobacter gelipurpurascens, one DNA window encodes the following:
- a CDS encoding DUF3592 domain-containing protein, with amino-acid sequence METEGLRLFDQFPVVRFKTPQGQLLTLTCRESTRGPGYKKGQKVEVRFLPMFPEYFIVVSGFDFLL; translated from the coding sequence GTGGAAACCGAAGGGCTTCGTCTCTTCGACCAGTTTCCAGTCGTCCGATTCAAAACACCCCAGGGTCAGTTGCTTACGCTCACCTGCCGGGAGAGCACCCGAGGCCCTGGCTACAAGAAAGGTCAGAAAGTAGAAGTCCGGTTTTTACCGATGTTTCCTGAGTACTTCATTGTGGTATCGGGCTTCGATTTTCTATTGTGA
- a CDS encoding DNA repair ATPase, which translates to MEAQATQLETGTYEILRNRLLKSSTDLRQRLDKLNTERKQVFGAVDTRLIGTGRITTENNCVPWDMVPVGRRFIFGYNVVLGLKAEPDLADVFGVYEYAEHDFRPLELELLQHPQFLEEFRNLYRYYKNTQFVKFAVIGVHMFMVFRVGKSASDVKTFKWLMQGDTLSYIDNRSDHEYTFPPQHEFQWKRATRDMQRGGKHPHISIEDKVFVETIGGDLTIKVEDNTSTGQGILSEPVDDKDQTLDDSEIYYAVVGNLILLKIRPYQEQEYRYFIFNHKLKTAQRLDALADACVLLPDGQGLIFPHGFYLQTGDNKLFDNGLREMLFEKRVVSPNGENFLYVFFNKDHGTYLLLSYNRVAQRVDNPIVCHGYALFENGELCYFRADDEPKKHHAVQIWQTPYTAPDFQLPVTSDSYLYKLGNKEIVRAMSEVQEVLTLTGKDDSYAGLYLDLIRQTTSLTDAYHWLREPAAQALAEPLGEIRQTATAAVEEFEKVQTIRKNTAQQTAAVFQKADELTGRIRRSAPDTVTEFVQLLGELRGVRGEVISLKELRYVELPAVEQHATGLEELSKEVALQTVDFLLRPDALAPYSQRVQAIADCVEQVQKTIEADQREQETAAVAQELELLIEVVSNLPIPDPTQTTAIIDNISTVYARFNQIRAALKRRRQALAGTEAQAEFTAQLKLLEQALTNYLDLADTPAKCDEYLTKLMVQLEELEGKFPDFDQFIEQLTTRREQVVEAFESKKTALVSARNQRATALLQSAERLLKAVQSRLTRLESVADINGYFAADVMVEKVRQTAQELINLGDSVKSDDVQSRLKTLREDAVRQLRDRADLFADGGQTLKFGPHAFTVNTQPLELTVVLRDGDLHYHLTGTNFFQKITDPAMLASRPVWEQTVVSENQDVYRAEFLAWRILQAAQHPAPANPEAGRAAVLSVTELGHLSPAELLAYVQQFMAARYQEGYLKGVHDHDAALLLTALVRLTRTADLLRYPADTRAAAALYWLRFANPDQRAHWERQLQGIGVLLQVFPDSQEFDELKTELQTAVDHFAEQTGLFTPAQVAEAGDYLFHELTHTGTFIIAAEAAELYQQFQKQLQERQATELFQQSVTGLQDQPAAQLPLIRQWLQAYLRQAPAAATLSDFCNECAVLLLTGTYDSARVVHTPLRETLADFQGTHARLADDRTYQLDFPDFRRRLLHYDRATVAQYEAFQEVKKLLLARAAEDMRLEDFRPRVLTSFVRNRLIDQVYLPIIGANLAKQIGTAGEGKRTDLMGLLLLISPPGYGKTTLMEYVANRLGLIFMKINGPAIGHAVTSVDPAQAPNAGARQELEKLNLAFEMGDNVMIYVDDIQHCNPEFLQKFISLCDAQRKIEGVYQGRPRTYDFRGRKVCVVMAGNPYTESGDVFQLPDMLANRADIYNLGDILTAGSEDAFRLSYLENALTSNSALARLATQSPQDVPALIRLAETGQQDGLSFEGNHTPEELNEYVAVLQKLLRLRDVVARVNAAYIASAAQADAYRTEPPFKLQGSYRNMNKLAEKVRPVMNDQEIEQLLAAHYESEAQTLTSATEANLLKLRELLGWLTPEQAARWRQIKQTYLDNLRNSGAGQLLQMLDKLENIAGGLSGIREALKRE; encoded by the coding sequence ATGGAAGCTCAAGCTACCCAACTCGAAACTGGCACCTACGAAATCCTGCGCAACCGCCTGCTCAAGAGCAGCACCGACTTGCGCCAGCGGCTGGATAAGCTGAACACTGAGCGCAAGCAGGTGTTCGGAGCCGTGGATACGCGTCTGATTGGTACGGGCCGCATTACCACCGAAAACAACTGCGTGCCCTGGGACATGGTGCCGGTGGGGAGGCGGTTCATCTTTGGGTATAATGTGGTGCTCGGGCTGAAGGCGGAGCCGGACTTGGCCGACGTGTTTGGGGTGTACGAGTATGCCGAGCACGATTTCCGGCCGCTGGAACTGGAACTGTTGCAGCACCCGCAGTTTCTGGAGGAGTTCCGCAACCTGTACCGCTACTACAAGAACACCCAGTTCGTGAAGTTCGCCGTCATTGGCGTGCACATGTTCATGGTGTTTCGGGTGGGCAAGAGTGCTTCCGATGTGAAGACGTTCAAGTGGCTGATGCAGGGCGACACGCTGAGCTACATCGATAACCGCTCCGACCACGAGTACACCTTCCCGCCCCAGCACGAGTTCCAGTGGAAGCGCGCCACCCGCGACATGCAGCGCGGCGGCAAGCATCCGCACATCAGCATCGAGGATAAGGTGTTCGTGGAGACGATTGGTGGCGACTTGACCATCAAAGTCGAGGACAACACCAGCACCGGGCAGGGTATTCTGAGCGAGCCAGTCGACGACAAGGACCAGACCCTGGACGACTCGGAAATCTATTATGCGGTGGTCGGCAACCTGATTCTGCTGAAGATCCGGCCCTACCAGGAGCAGGAGTACCGCTATTTTATCTTCAACCACAAGCTAAAAACTGCCCAGCGCCTTGATGCCCTGGCCGATGCCTGCGTGCTGCTGCCCGATGGGCAGGGCCTGATTTTCCCGCACGGCTTTTACCTGCAAACCGGCGACAACAAGCTCTTCGACAACGGCCTGCGCGAGATGCTGTTTGAGAAGCGCGTCGTGTCGCCCAACGGGGAGAATTTCCTGTACGTGTTCTTCAACAAGGACCACGGCACTTACCTGCTGCTGAGCTACAACCGCGTTGCCCAGCGCGTGGACAACCCCATTGTGTGCCACGGCTACGCCCTGTTCGAAAACGGGGAACTATGCTACTTCCGCGCCGACGATGAGCCCAAGAAGCACCACGCCGTGCAGATCTGGCAGACGCCCTACACCGCCCCGGATTTCCAGCTGCCCGTCACCTCCGATTCCTACCTCTACAAGCTAGGCAACAAGGAAATCGTGCGGGCCATGAGCGAGGTGCAGGAAGTCCTGACGCTGACCGGCAAGGACGATTCCTACGCCGGCCTCTACCTCGACCTGATCCGCCAAACGACCAGCCTGACTGACGCCTACCACTGGCTGCGCGAGCCCGCGGCTCAGGCCCTGGCCGAGCCCCTGGGCGAAATCCGGCAGACCGCTACGGCGGCCGTGGAGGAGTTCGAGAAGGTGCAGACCATTCGCAAAAATACCGCTCAGCAAACGGCGGCGGTGTTTCAGAAAGCCGACGAGCTGACCGGCCGTATCCGCCGCTCGGCGCCCGATACCGTCACGGAGTTTGTGCAGCTGCTGGGCGAGCTGCGTGGGGTGCGGGGCGAGGTAATTTCCTTGAAGGAACTGCGCTACGTGGAGCTGCCCGCCGTGGAACAGCATGCCACTGGCCTAGAGGAGCTGAGCAAGGAAGTGGCCCTGCAAACCGTGGATTTCCTGCTCCGGCCCGATGCCCTGGCCCCCTATTCCCAACGCGTGCAGGCCATTGCCGACTGCGTGGAGCAGGTGCAGAAAACCATAGAGGCCGATCAGCGCGAGCAGGAAACGGCCGCTGTGGCCCAGGAGCTGGAGCTGCTGATTGAGGTAGTCAGCAACCTGCCCATCCCCGACCCCACTCAGACCACGGCCATCATCGACAACATCTCGACGGTGTACGCCCGCTTCAACCAGATTCGGGCGGCGCTGAAACGGCGGCGGCAGGCGCTGGCTGGCACCGAGGCCCAGGCCGAGTTTACCGCCCAGCTCAAGCTGCTGGAGCAAGCCCTCACCAACTACCTCGACCTGGCCGACACCCCCGCCAAGTGCGACGAATACCTAACCAAGCTCATGGTGCAGCTCGAAGAGCTGGAAGGCAAGTTTCCCGATTTCGACCAGTTTATCGAGCAGCTCACCACCCGCCGCGAGCAGGTAGTAGAAGCCTTCGAGTCGAAGAAAACGGCCTTGGTATCTGCCCGAAACCAGCGCGCCACGGCGTTGCTGCAAAGCGCCGAGCGGCTGCTGAAAGCGGTGCAAAGCCGCCTCACCCGCTTGGAATCTGTGGCGGATATCAACGGGTACTTCGCCGCCGACGTGATGGTGGAGAAGGTGCGCCAAACCGCCCAGGAGCTGATTAACCTCGGCGACTCGGTGAAGTCGGATGACGTGCAGAGCCGGCTGAAAACCCTGCGCGAAGACGCCGTGCGCCAGCTCCGCGACCGGGCCGACCTCTTCGCCGACGGCGGCCAAACGCTCAAGTTCGGCCCGCACGCTTTCACGGTGAACACCCAGCCACTGGAGCTGACCGTGGTGCTGCGCGACGGCGACCTGCATTACCACCTCACTGGCACCAACTTCTTCCAGAAGATAACCGACCCCGCCATGCTGGCTTCTAGGCCAGTCTGGGAGCAAACCGTGGTGTCAGAAAACCAGGACGTGTATCGGGCCGAATTCCTGGCTTGGCGCATTCTGCAAGCCGCCCAGCATCCCGCGCCAGCCAACCCAGAAGCGGGCCGCGCCGCGGTGCTGTCGGTTACCGAGCTAGGCCACCTCAGCCCCGCCGAGCTACTGGCCTACGTGCAGCAGTTTATGGCCGCACGCTACCAAGAAGGCTACCTCAAAGGCGTGCACGACCACGATGCGGCCCTGCTGCTCACGGCCCTGGTGCGCCTTACCCGCACAGCCGACCTGCTCCGCTACCCGGCAGACACCCGCGCCGCCGCGGCCCTCTACTGGCTGCGCTTCGCCAACCCCGACCAGCGCGCCCACTGGGAGCGGCAGCTACAAGGCATCGGGGTGCTGCTCCAGGTCTTCCCCGATTCGCAGGAGTTCGATGAGCTGAAAACTGAGTTGCAAACGGCAGTGGACCACTTCGCGGAGCAAACCGGCCTCTTCACCCCCGCCCAGGTAGCGGAAGCCGGCGACTACCTTTTCCATGAGCTGACCCACACCGGTACCTTCATCATTGCCGCCGAAGCCGCCGAGCTGTACCAGCAGTTCCAGAAGCAGCTGCAGGAGCGCCAGGCCACGGAGCTGTTTCAGCAGTCGGTGACTGGCCTACAGGACCAGCCCGCGGCCCAACTGCCCCTCATTCGGCAGTGGCTACAGGCCTACCTGCGCCAGGCGCCAGCCGCTGCTACCCTCTCCGATTTCTGCAACGAGTGCGCCGTACTGTTGCTGACAGGCACTTACGATTCGGCGCGGGTGGTACACACACCCTTGCGCGAAACGCTGGCCGACTTCCAGGGCACTCACGCCCGCCTCGCCGACGACCGCACCTACCAGCTTGACTTCCCCGATTTCCGCCGCCGTCTGCTGCACTACGACCGCGCCACGGTGGCACAGTACGAGGCGTTTCAGGAGGTGAAGAAGCTGCTGCTGGCCCGGGCCGCCGAGGACATGCGCCTGGAAGATTTCCGGCCCCGCGTGCTCACGTCGTTCGTGCGCAACCGCCTCATCGACCAAGTTTACCTGCCCATCATCGGGGCCAACCTAGCCAAGCAAATCGGGACGGCGGGTGAGGGCAAGCGCACCGACCTCATGGGCTTGCTGCTGCTTATCTCGCCGCCCGGCTACGGCAAAACCACGCTCATGGAGTACGTGGCCAACCGGCTAGGCCTCATCTTCATGAAAATCAACGGGCCGGCCATCGGGCACGCCGTGACCAGCGTCGACCCCGCCCAGGCCCCCAACGCCGGGGCGCGGCAGGAGCTGGAGAAGCTGAACCTGGCCTTCGAGATGGGCGACAACGTGATGATTTACGTGGATGATATTCAGCACTGCAACCCCGAGTTTCTGCAGAAGTTCATCTCGCTCTGCGACGCCCAGCGCAAGATTGAGGGCGTTTACCAGGGCCGCCCCCGCACCTACGACTTCCGGGGCCGCAAGGTGTGCGTGGTAATGGCCGGCAACCCTTACACCGAAAGCGGCGACGTATTCCAGCTGCCCGACATGCTGGCCAACCGCGCCGACATCTACAACCTCGGCGACATCCTCACGGCCGGTTCCGAAGACGCCTTCCGCCTCTCCTACCTCGAAAACGCCCTCACCAGCAACAGCGCCCTGGCCCGCCTCGCCACCCAAAGCCCCCAGGACGTGCCCGCCCTTATCCGCCTCGCCGAGACCGGGCAGCAGGACGGCCTCAGCTTCGAGGGCAACCACACGCCCGAGGAGCTGAACGAGTACGTGGCGGTGCTGCAAAAGCTGCTGCGCCTGCGCGACGTGGTGGCCCGCGTGAATGCGGCTTACATTGCCAGCGCCGCCCAGGCCGACGCCTACCGCACCGAGCCGCCGTTTAAGCTGCAGGGCTCCTACCGCAACATGAACAAGCTGGCCGAGAAAGTGCGCCCCGTGATGAACGACCAGGAAATTGAGCAGCTCCTGGCCGCCCACTACGAAAGCGAAGCCCAAACCCTGACCAGCGCCACTGAGGCTAACCTGCTCAAGCTGCGCGAGCTGCTGGGCTGGCTCACCCCCGAGCAAGCCGCCCGCTGGCGGCAAATCAAGCAAACCTACCTCGACAACCTGCGCAACTCCGGCGCCGGCCAGCTCCTGCAAATGCTGGATAAGCTGGAGAATATTGCCGGCGGGCTGAGCGGTATTCGGGAAGCGCTGAAGCGGGAGTAG
- a CDS encoding DUF3592 domain-containing protein, which produces MPMQASDSTPSPTTTRQVIGIVLGLVFCFAVAAGIIYFVITKTAEERELILKNPGYATGIITRVRRFKGKRISVQYTVAGKQYSLRTRVPAVFLHTHKKGDTTTVIYSRADPSSAILRAKLRPSTK; this is translated from the coding sequence ATGCCCATGCAAGCCTCCGATTCTACCCCTTCCCCGACTACCACCCGGCAAGTAATCGGCATCGTCCTTGGGCTGGTTTTCTGTTTTGCAGTCGCAGCTGGTATCATCTACTTCGTCATAACGAAAACTGCTGAGGAGCGGGAGTTGATCCTGAAAAACCCAGGGTATGCTACGGGCATCATTACCCGGGTAAGAAGATTTAAGGGCAAACGCATATCGGTGCAGTATACCGTGGCCGGCAAGCAATATTCCCTCAGAACGAGGGTACCCGCCGTCTTTTTGCACACCCACAAAAAAGGCGACACTACCACCGTCATCTATTCTAGAGCCGATCCATCTAGTGCTATCCTGAGGGCCAAGTTGCGGCCCTCAACCAAGTAA